Part of the Antedon mediterranea chromosome 6, ecAntMedi1.1, whole genome shotgun sequence genome, ATTGCTAGTGCGGCGTGCTATCGGGGTTTTTTCTGCGTATTAAATTTTGGCCCTCCGGCATTTTAATTATGTTAaagtaatttaataaattaagatTGTAGGTCTATGTGTAAAACCCTGAGTTTTTTTCCAATTCCTAAATACCAATTGTTTCATAACATGAACGCAATACATTGATGATCAGAGGTGTGACAACAAATATTCGAATTAAAGAAAAAGCCTGAAGACCCACATCATCAGAAAATGAACTTAATAGTATGAACGTTTACACCAAgacattttatcaaaattaaaaacCGTAGCTAACTTTGTGAAGCGTTtcattagttaattaatttattaatttgtccatggttaatatttaaaaagttgaaAACAAGAAATAGCCTAACAAATACAGAACCATTTATAACTAATGTTGAAAACACAGATGGAATATTTATGCTTGGTCACATTTTAAGGCTTGAATAGTGCATTTTAGCAGCTCTAAAATATTTTCAGTACGCCGCGGAGTGTGACCAACGGGTCTTTTCACAACTTTATTTAACGACTTTATTTATCTACTAAACTGTGGccttacaaattattttaataaactgaGAGAAACTGCAGCAAATCGtggtcaaatttattttaattactgtacagtactattatAGCTTGTTTATGCAAGAAAGACATtactaattatttataaaagagaAAATTTTCATTATGAAATGTTAGTCGTAATCCCAGTCCCAAATACCCATTGTATTGTCGAGTCAGCTAGCCGTAGAAGCTTTCGTGACGTGATACAGTTTCCCAATGTTTCCGCGCAAAAGAACCATTTCCGCTACACAATTATACTGTACCTCGTTTATGTGTGACGTTTTCACATCCGTGTTGGTGATATCGTCGCGACTCTCTCCTAGCTCCGATCTCTCGACGGTATACTcttcattgtttattatattattgtactaCCGTTGATTGATCATACTtttttggcctaggcctagtattattgAATTTGGCAATTTAATATGTAAGTATGGAGTATTATATATCATAAATACTGTAGGCTTAACCACCCAACCACCCTTTTCAATGTACCATtagtataatatacagtaccagCTAGTGGTATTGTAACAAGATTCTTTCCCTGATATattgatatacagtactaaGTTGGAATTTACATGCATTGTGAAATAGCTCTATTTCctcaatatattaaaactaaagtCACATGTCTGATAGAGTCAGATGGATGGTTGATGGTATGGTGCTATTGTTGCATTATTTGTTGTCTTTTTTTGACtttctatataggcctagtttaatttttttttttataacttacaggaaaaaatagatatttttttatattcatcaGAAATAATACCATAATAacgttttgtattttttgtttctaGCTCGATTGAAAATGAATTCTCAACCAACCGTTTGTGTCGCCCAACCTTATTATGGCCATCAAAACCTGCGCAAATGTTGTCCACTTCAGTGCTCCAAAAAAGCACAGTGGGTTTTTGGAATTCTCATGATATTGACAGCAGTTACTTCTGTTGCATTTGGCATTGCTTCTATTGTTATGCCAACATTCATTTATGGATTCTTTGGTAGTGGACTGTGGGGTGGGGCAGTAAGTATGGACTTCATTATCTAAATTTGTTAATTAGGTTTACACACATCACCAGTAGGTGATATTTCTTGCAAATGATAGGGCTTTAAAACAATCttacttatttttaatttacagtaaAACTCTTCATTAGGAGACCTATTCAGCAGAAACCTCTATTAATTATAGGGACATTTTCTTGTGAAACAAATGACTATACATTGTTTACAAAGTTAATTTACTACAATATAGTAGCTTTACTCAAATAATTTTGGAATTTGTCCTTGCCTAtgaataacaaacaaaatatgcaAAAACATATAATTTGTCATAATGAGgaattatatgtttttttacatTGTCCATGTAGTTTAGTCAGTGACTGAAGAACATAGAACTAACTTTATTTTTCAGATTGTCTTCACAGCTGGAATATTGTGTCTGTGTTCTAGTAAAACCGACAACAAATGTGTTGTAAgtattattttgtcattaattgtttacaattttgtttacttAATTTTAGAGATGAACTCTGACAGAATTCACTGAGACATGTAACTTTTAATACCATCCTACCAACTCAATAtacatttcaattcaattatttattattgtcaaGCACTCTGGcttgaaataaaatatgacaAAATGGGAATTGATTGATTCCCATTCCCACTTCAGAGCAGTATTTATTGCCAGTTAAGTTACAATGTTTAAACTGGTCAACTTTAAGCCTAGTATGTTGAATTGGTACAAATTGTACTTTCTTTCAGGCTGTCAGTGCTCTTGTGATGAACATTATCTCAATCTTGGTGGCTATTGATCAGATGACATTGATGAGTATAGCTGCTGGAAGTGAGTACGATTATGAAGATGAAGATCGTTGTCATTGGAATTATTTTTCACACTTTCAGTATGAAGACTGTGTAGGTATTTTCAAAACATTTGTAAATCCTTGAATCCAAAAAAATCAGCTGTGTGAGATCAACGATACAAATTAAAGCCATTATGGCTTATTGTAATGAAATCCACACACaatcaaatgttatattataatttataataattgtaaatacaGTGTAATATGTTGTGTAAAATAAAACTGTAACTGAATTATTACTTGTAGTCAAACAAAAAACTATATCTGTTATGAAAGTAGGACGACCACATTCATTCACGTCCGTATTCATAAACGTTTCCCCAAATAAGTAGTAGCAAAAAGTAGTTTTGACGCGAATTCAACAAAATATAGGTTAACAAACACAAGGAGACACTTTTTTGTCATCTTTCGGTAAAACTAAGTGCCTTGTGTTtaaacaattaggcctatgtgttGACTATTACCATCTTGTTTATGCACACCTCATACATTATACGAAGTGGATAACTTCAAAAAATCTATTAGTAGGCCTTAGCTTTTTTCCATTGATGTACTGTAATAAGTTGGGCTCTATAATATGGTACCAACAGCTTAAAtcagggtttttttttaatccttAGTTACTTTCATTTGGTCCATCAGAAATAAAGTTACTTGCTCATTTTTAgtcattttgtcttttttaggCGGCAGAAGTAGCTATAGATGGAGTGCTAATTGCTATTGGTGCTGTTGAACTTGGACTTGCAATCACTTGTGTCTGTCTGTTGTCTGTATCTGTTTGCTGTTCAGGCACCAGGCAAACAATTGGGGTAATAACATTTTTCCATATATTTGACCAACCTGAAATACGTACTTGAGCTTTCAACCCTTAACCTACAAaagggactttacgaaacacgacgggAAGCCACAGGACAGTGCTCATGAATAATGTATGCATGAGCTTTAATTAAGTGGGCGGAGCTTAGGGTGAAATTCTGTCGTCTTAACTTTTTGAGGACGATAAAGTTGCCATTTTCCCGTTTACAGAAAACGACTAGAGATAATGTACACATATCCTTAAATAGATAGTTCAAAATACACTTAAAAGTGGAAATTTCAAAACTCTAAACAATATTTGAacttctaatttaattgtttaatgaaataacattgttATTTGGTTAAAATGGCTGTATTAAAAGCGCGTTTGAATGCGAGGGTCCTAGCTagaaggctaggcctatgctgtTCCACCAGAACCAAGCGATTCAGAAGGAGGAAGAAGACAGGTGAGCGCAGAGGGAGATACTGTCGGTCTTGAGTCGTCTTCGCGCAAGGGTGGATtgactgtatatgattttacgCTCTAGCGAACATAAGATATTTGTTGTCCTTCCCTAAAGTCTCATGCTTACAGAGTGAGAATAGCATCCCATGCCTCACTTCCACTCACTTTGTTTCATTCTCAGAAAAAAAAGTTGCAGGCTCAGGTCAATAAGCCTGACAGATAATTAGAAAGATCAATAGTAGCTTAGTGGGGTTAATTTTATCGTAAGGTGACTCCTGACGTCATTAGGTTATACAGtagtatgttattgttatgctAAATCTTTCTTCTTGTCAGAAAACAGAACAGAACAGTTTTGTGATATCTGAGTTTGTTTAGCTTTGCTTCAATGGCTATTATTTGCTGTTACATTTAAAGAAATCAGtgtttattgaattgaaatggGAATACTGCATCATTGTGTTTTGGTCAGCTAGTTTTCATTTTATGTGTTTATTTGACCAACAAaccataatataaaatattcagaTGAATTGGTCAGGGACTGCTAAACAATGAtcttaactaaaataaatttatagtaaacaatatatttagaCGATATAGTATATATTCACAAACTAActgtgatattttttttttcagatgatCCAGCAGCCTTTGTTACTGCACCATGGAGGTTCCAGTGCTGCAGCAACCCCAGGTACTAAACATGGTCTTTATTACAGATACAAATTTTGCAATGACAAGCACTCATATTTAGTACAACTGCTTTACTACTTTAATGTAATAAGTTACTTATTCTACTGAAAGTAGTATGTGTTCATTGTCACTTGCCAATTACTCAAATGACAGTCTTGAACTTTCTAAAATAAGGATAGTGATGTAATGCGTGAAAATGTGAAAATCTTATTAGAAATTCTTTATGATGACCTACCAGTATGTTTTACTTCAAAATTTAATTCCTGaaaatgatatactgtaaaagGTATCACTTTTCGACATGAGTGATACAGTTATCACTATTTACTGGTAACATACCTACAATTTAAAACACATCACCAATGCTAGTTGTACAATTTTTGTTACTGGCATTTAATGACATGTTGTTCTCTTTTCCAGTTTTCCCACCACAAACTCACTTTGTTACACCATCTGGTCAAATGTATGTTCACCAGCCACCGCGAATGCAACAATATGCTGCTTCTCAATCACAGCAGCTACCAACTGGTAATCAGCAACAGTATCCAGAAGCCAGCAATCCTCAGGGAAAACCCTTTGATCAGCAGTCTGGTCAGCCTACCGGTGCTGCTCCACCTCCTCAACAGTACCAAGCAGATCATCTACTTCAACAGAACCCTGCTGGTGGGGAAGCCAGACATGAGGGAATTAACCCTCACTTTCTGCCACCTTACAGTGAAAATAACTAAACTGTTTTggtttaaatacagtatatgctCTGTTTTATAAGCTTACTTGTACATAGAcatccattttaaaatttagtttccATTTTGTCATGCTTGTAAATTTTCATTATACTTCGCATGCACTATAGGTAGagtattaaaaaatgaattgcAGTTGGACATGCTTTTTGTCATATATACCAGTACATTACTTGATATACAAAATTATAGATAATCTTATACCCAGGCATATACTGTATCACATATCAGCTTACCCAGAAAAATCCAGTAACCACAGTTTCAACCATTCACAAATAATAGACGTATTCGGCTGATCAATCGCAAACACTTCGCAGTTTATATATGCATATAAACAGTGAGTTTGACGAGCTAGATCTGTTTGAATTTCTGATTTTAGAAACTAgttgaaatgttaaaaaatt contains:
- the LOC140052028 gene encoding uncharacterized protein, giving the protein MNSQPTVCVAQPYYGHQNLRKCCPLQCSKKAQWVFGILMILTAVTSVAFGIASIVMPTFIYGFFGSGLWGGAIVFTAGILCLCSSKTDNKCVAVSALVMNIISILVAIDQMTLMSIAAGSEYDYEDEDRCHWNYFSHFQYEDCAAEVAIDGVLIAIGAVELGLAITCVCLLSVSVCCSGTRQTIGMIQQPLLLHHGGSSAAATPVFPPQTHFVTPSGQMYVHQPPRMQQYAASQSQQLPTGNQQQYPEASNPQGKPFDQQSGQPTGAAPPPQQYQADHLLQQNPAGGEARHEGINPHFLPPYSENN